One Streptococcus sp. DTU_2020_1001019_1_SI_AUS_MUR_006 DNA window includes the following coding sequences:
- a CDS encoding isoprenyl transferase, which produces MFGFLKKDKATEAPTMVPDHIGVIMDGNGRWAKKRMQPRVFGHKAGMYALRKVAIAASDMGVKALTVYAFSTENWTRPDQEVKFIMNLPVEFYDKFVPELHQKNMKIQMIGETDRLPKQTFDALKKAEELTKLNTGLILNFALNYGGRAEITQAVKLIAQDVLDAKINPGDITEELIGEYLFTGHLPKVLRDPDLIIRTSGELRLSNFLPWQAAYSELYFTDVLWPDFDEEALKDAIIEYNRRNRRFGGV; this is translated from the coding sequence ATGTTTGGATTTTTAAAAAAAGATAAAGCAACAGAAGCCCCCACAATGGTGCCCGACCACATCGGTGTTATTATGGATGGGAATGGCCGTTGGGCTAAAAAACGGATGCAGCCACGTGTCTTTGGGCATAAGGCTGGGATGTATGCATTGAGAAAGGTAGCGATTGCTGCTAGTGATATGGGTGTCAAAGCCTTGACGGTCTATGCCTTCTCAACTGAAAATTGGACACGTCCAGACCAGGAAGTCAAGTTTATCATGAACTTACCTGTTGAATTTTATGATAAGTTTGTTCCCGAATTGCATCAGAAGAACATGAAGATTCAAATGATTGGGGAGACTGATCGTTTGCCGAAGCAGACTTTTGATGCTCTTAAAAAGGCAGAAGAGCTGACTAAGTTAAATACAGGATTGATTCTCAATTTTGCCCTTAATTATGGTGGACGAGCTGAAATTACACAAGCGGTCAAGTTGATTGCACAGGATGTTTTAGATGCTAAGATCAATCCTGGTGATATTACCGAGGAATTGATTGGGGAATACCTCTTTACGGGTCATTTGCCAAAAGTATTGCGGGATCCTGATTTAATTATTCGGACCAGCGGTGAACTTCGTTTGAGTAATTTCTTGCCTTGGCAGGCTGCTTATAGCGAGCTCTATTTCACGGATGTCTTGTGGCCTGACTTTGATGAGGAAGCCTTGAAAGATGCTATCATCGAGTACAATCGTCGCAACCGTCGTTTTGGAGGAGTTTAG
- a CDS encoding helix-hairpin-helix domain-containing protein → MSKTLQRKKQLRNSLRRSGAFSNTVNKVVEETKKVVKHAEKAASDAGKAVSKKVEKTVEATKEQAQKVTSSVEEFAANLGGLSVDRAKTFYDEGIKSASDFKNWTEKELLALKGIGPATIKKLKENGIKFK, encoded by the coding sequence ATGTCAAAGACACTCCAACGTAAAAAACAATTAAGAAACAGCCTCCGTCGCTCAGGTGCATTTTCAAACACTGTAAACAAGGTTGTCGAAGAAACAAAAAAAGTTGTAAAACATGCTGAAAAAGCAGCAAGCGATGCAGGTAAAGCTGTCTCTAAAAAGGTTGAAAAAACTGTAGAAGCAACCAAAGAGCAAGCTCAAAAAGTTACAAGCTCTGTAGAGGAATTCGCAGCCAACCTAGGTGGACTTTCAGTAGATCGCGCCAAAACTTTCTATGATGAAGGGATTAAGTCTGCTTCAGATTTCAAAAACTGGACTGAAAAAGAACTCCTTGCCTTGAAAGGAATCGGACCAGCTACTATTAAGAAATTGAAAGAAAATGGCATCAAGTTCAAGTAA
- a CDS encoding flavin reductase family protein — protein sequence MKQSFNTSKLYYGFPIFILGYQDQNFGHNITTCSSSYSLGDWLVIGVGAEENAADQIKHYQQFTVNIPDEKLMIQMEQAGFISHREKLKHLGLDYEISERTQAPILEACPVVLDCQVDRIIEEEGICHIFAKILERLADQELLDDKGHFKNDHFAPTYFMGDGHQRVYRYLDDRVDPMGSFIKKARKKNDKN from the coding sequence ATGAAACAATCTTTTAACACCAGTAAGCTCTACTATGGTTTTCCTATCTTCATTTTGGGCTATCAGGACCAGAACTTTGGGCACAATATCACGACCTGCAGTTCCTCTTATAGTCTGGGAGATTGGTTGGTCATAGGTGTTGGTGCTGAGGAAAATGCAGCTGACCAGATTAAGCATTACCAACAGTTCACTGTCAACATCCCTGACGAAAAACTCATGATCCAGATGGAGCAGGCTGGCTTTATCAGCCATCGGGAGAAATTGAAACACCTAGGGCTTGACTACGAGATTTCTGAACGAACTCAGGCTCCGATTTTGGAGGCCTGTCCAGTCGTTTTGGATTGCCAGGTTGATCGGATTATCGAGGAAGAGGGCATCTGTCATATCTTTGCCAAAATTCTCGAGCGACTGGCTGACCAAGAGCTCTTAGATGACAAGGGCCATTTTAAAAATGACCACTTTGCGCCTACTTACTTTATGGGGGATGGCCATCAGCGCGTTTATCGTTATCTAGATGACCGAGTCGATCCTATGGGGAGCTTCATCAAGAAAGCGAGGAAGAAGAATGACAAGAACTGA
- a CDS encoding GNAT family protein → MTRTELPEQIETERLVLRVRTVADAEDIFGYASRPEVSYPAGFPPVKTLEDEIYYLEHILPERNQKDNLPAGYGIVIKGTDTIIGSVDFPHRHEDDVLEIGYTLHPDYWGRGYVPEAARALIDLAFKELNLHKIELTCFGYNVQSQRVAEKLGFTLEARIRDRKDAQGNRCDDLRYGLLRSEWEVI, encoded by the coding sequence ATGACAAGAACTGAACTGCCAGAACAAATCGAAACGGAGCGACTGGTCTTGCGAGTACGTACAGTGGCGGATGCTGAGGATATCTTTGGCTATGCCAGTCGTCCAGAAGTCTCTTACCCAGCAGGGTTTCCACCTGTCAAAACCTTGGAAGATGAGATTTATTACCTAGAACATATCCTTCCCGAGCGTAATCAAAAGGATAATCTCCCAGCAGGCTATGGAATTGTGATTAAAGGGACCGATACAATCATTGGTTCTGTCGATTTCCCCCATCGCCACGAAGATGATGTGCTAGAGATTGGCTATACCTTGCACCCAGACTATTGGGGCCGAGGTTATGTTCCTGAAGCGGCGCGTGCCTTGATTGATTTAGCTTTTAAAGAATTGAACCTACACAAGATTGAACTAACTTGTTTTGGTTACAATGTCCAAAGTCAACGAGTCGCTGAGAAACTTGGTTTCACCCTTGAAGCTCGCATAAGGGATCGCAAAGATGCCCAAGGCAATCGTTGTGATGATTTGAGATACGGCTTGCTGAGGAGTGAGTGGGAGGTGATTTGA